TGGCCACGCTGTTGCTGGGGGATGCCGTGCAGCGCACGCCGTTTTGGATTGAGTGGTTGGTGCTGCTGGCAACCGGCTTCGGCACCATGACGCTGGTACTGACCAGCCGCACGTTCACCGGCATGCTGGCGACCGGTCTGGCCATGTTGCTGGTTTTGATCGCCGGGTTGCTCTGTTTCATCAAGTTTCTCGTCTGGCTGCCGGTGGTGGCGCCCGGCCTGGCCATCGTGCTGAGCTATGTCGGCAACAATGCCCAGCTCATCATCACCGAACGCCGCGAGCGCTGGCGTACGAAGCGGGTGTTTCAGCAGTATGTTTCCGAAAGCATCGTCAACAGCATTCTGGCCTCGGGCGCGATGCCGAAATTCGGCGGTGAGAAACGTGAGCTGACGGTGTTGTTCAGCGACATTCGCGGCTTCACCACCTATTGCGAAAAGCACGCGCCGGAAACCGTGGTGCAGCATCTCAATGAATATCTCACCGAGATGACGGAGATCATCAAGCAGCAGCAGGGCACGCTGGACAAGTACGTCGGCGATGAAATCATGGCGGTGTATGGCGCGCCCTACGCTTATCCCAATCATGCCGAGAAGGCCTGTGAAACCGCGGTCGCGATGATCGACCGGCTGCGCGAGATGCAGAAACGCTGGTCGGCGAACGCGCAGGATTACTTTCAGATCGGCATCGGCATCAACACCGGCCACATGATCGTGGGGAATTTGGGCTCGCAGCAGTTGTTCGATTACACCGTGATCGGCGATGAAGTCAATCTGGGCGCACGGTTGGAGGGCGCCAACAAGGAGTACTGGACCTCGATCATCATTTCCGAATCGACCTACACCCAGGCCAAAGCTCGCGCCCGTGTGCGCGAGCTCGATCTCGTGCGGGTGAAAGGCAAGAAGCGGCCGGTGAAAATCTACGAGCTGCGCAGCATGGAGCCGCTGCCGCAAATCGAAGAAGACTTGATCATTCAGGTCTATTCGCAAGGGCTGGCGCTGTACCGGCAGGCAGATTGGGTGGGGGCGCTGCAGCAGTTCAAGCGCGTGCTGCGCTATTTTCCCTCGGATGGACCTTCGCGGGTTTACGTCACGCGCTGTTTCAATTTTATCGAAACACCGCCGCCGCCGAACTGGGACGGCGTTTATGAATTCAAATCCAAGTAAAGGCCGGTCACCCGCGGCTGGCTTGAATCTTGCAATTGACTTGAGCCACCTCCACACGGCGCGAATGTTGAATGCACCTGTCGCCTCCCGAACCGCAAGAGGCAACGCGAAGAAGGCTCCGGCGCCTGTTAAGCTGAGCAAATGCAATCGCACCATCGCCTGCCGCGCCGCCAATGCCGGGCGGCGGGCATGCGGCAGGGCTGCAGCACCTCCTCCCGCCCTCAGCCGGCAAGGCTGGTGCTGTGGCCGGGCCTGCGGCGTTGCAAGGCACTGTTTCACCGCAAAACAAGCGGTCTTATTCCCACTCGAGAAGTGATCGCATGAGCCAACAAACCTGCGCGAGGATCCGCACCATGAACCCTTGGACTCGCATGACCGCCACGCTCACCGCGCTGTTGCTGCTGGCTGCCGTTGGTTTGCTGTTTGGGCAGGAAACGCCGGAACCCGCCGCGCCGGACTCGGGCAAACAAGAACAGCTCTCCGGCCAGGATTTCATGGACGGCTTCATGGCCGCCGTGCGCAGCGGCAATCAGGCACAGGCGGAGCTGCTGGTCAAACGCTTTCCCTTTCATGCCGGCGTGCTGGCCAGCTATCTCTACAATCAGGGGGCCAAAGCCTACAAAGCCAGTGATCCCGAAAAAGCGCTCGACGCGCTGGAAAGCGGCGTTTACCTGTTCCGCCTGCAAAAAAATACCGACGGTGAGCGGGAAACTCTGCTGTTGATCGCCGACGTGTACGAAGGCATGGGCGACTACAAACTCGCGCTGGCGAATTTGCAGGATGTGCTGGCGCTGCAGCGCGCCGCCAACGACAACAGCGGGGAAGTGGGCATCCTCAATCGCATGGCCGCGATCTATCGCGAGGCCGGCAATCGCGAACAGGCGTTTCGCTATCTGCTGCAGGCGCAGGCCATCGTCAAACAAGCGGGCAATGATTCGCTGCGCGCCAGCGTGTTGAACAATTTCGGGCAAATCCACATGGACTTGGGCGCTTACAGCAAGGCGCTGTCTGCCTATGAAGAGGCGCTGCAGCTCGCGCGCGCCAGTTTCGACAAGTCCAGTGAAGGCTGGATTCTCAAAAACATCGGCCGTGTTTATCAGGAAAGCCGTGATTTCCGCCGCGCCGAAGAATACTATTTGAAAGCGCTGGCCACGCTGGAAGAGGCCCGCAATCAGCCGGCCATGGGCCGGGTGTTGAATCAACTCGGGGAAGTGCATCAACTCACCGGTAATGATGCCACGGCGCTGTCTTATTTTCATGACGCGCTCAACGCCATGATGGCCGCTGGAGATGAGAACGGCAAGGGCACCACGTTCATGCATCTCGGCGATTTCTACCGCAGCCGCGGCAATTTCAACGACGCGCTGCTCTCCTACGAAACCGCGCTCACGCTCAAGCGCAAGACGCGGGATCAAGCCGGCCAGGCTGCCGTTTGGCACCGGTTGGGCGAGCTGTACAGCGATCGCCAGGATTTTCAGCAGGCGCTGCCCGCCTTCGAAACCGCCATCAATTTGCGCAAGAAGATTCACGATCGCGCCGGCGAAGGCGTGACGCTCAACCGCTTGGGCGAGATGCACTGCCGCCTGTCGCAATTCAAGCAGGCATTGGCTCGTTTTCGCGAAGCCCTGGCGGCCACGCTCGAAGGCGGCGACACGCGCCAGGTGAAGGCCGTTTCGCAAAACGCGGGCGCCGTGTTTGCCAGCAATGGCTACTACGAAAAGGCGATCGGGCATTTCCAGCGGGCGCTGGAGATTTGCCGCGCCAGCGAAGATTCGCTCGGCCAGGGCACCGTCCTGCATCAAATGGCCGAGACCTGCCGCAGCGCGGGCGATTTCAATCGTGCGCACGCCCATGATCTCGAGGCCCTGCGCCTGCTCAAGGCCCTGCCCGCCAATGATGCCGCGGTGCAGGCGCTAGTGGGTGAGATTCACCGCCAGACAGGCGATTGGGCCAGCGCGCTCAGACAATTCGAGTACGTGCTCAAGCTGCACCGCGCCGCAGCGGACACGGTGCTGACCAGCAAAACCCTCAATCAGCTCGGTATGACCTACCGCCGCGCCGGCGATTATCAGACGGCGCGCGCCAAGCATCAGGAAGCGCTGGCGCTCGCGCAACAAATCGGCGACCGGCCGTTGCAGGTGGTGACGCGGAATTCGCTGGGTGAAATCTACCGATCCGGCCGCAACCATGAAGAGGCGCTGGCGCAGCATCAGGCCGCGCTGAAGATCGCGCAGGAGCTGGGAGACAAGGCGGCTGCCGCCAAAACGCTGGCGCTGCTGGGTGAGACGCAGGGCCTGGCCGGCAATGCCGTCGAGGGCATGAAACGATTGCAGGAGGCCATGGCGCTGGCCGGCGACCTCGGCGACAAGGCCACGGAAGCGCGCACGATCGTGAGTCTGGGCGAAAGCCACGGCCGCCAGGGCCAGAACCGCAAGGCGTTGGAATACTATCGCAGCGCCATTCGCCTCTATCAAAGCATGGGGGACAAGGCGGGCGAATGCGTGGTGCTCACCCGCATCGGCGAGTTGTATGCCGCCACGCAAGATTATCAAAACGCCTTGAAGTATTTCAACTACGTGCTCAACAACCGGCGCCAGGCCGGCGACAAATTGCAGGAGGGGCTGGCGCTCAAGCACATCGGCAGTGTGCATCTCGCCACGCGCGATTACGCCACCGCCCTGGCGCGCTATCAAGAGGCACTGAAGCTGCTCGGCAAGAGCGGCGAGCTGAGCGACCTCATTACCCTGTTCAGCGGGCTGGCGGAGATCTACACCCAGCTCGGCAATCAGATGCAGGCGGATTTCTACAAAGAAGAATTGCACAAGGCCTATCAGGATTTGGGCGACAAAACCGGACAAACCGGCTCGACC
The window above is part of the bacterium genome. Proteins encoded here:
- a CDS encoding adenylate/guanylate cyclase domain-containing protein yields the protein MNLSQALANKWILGSAISLFSILLAFVLSFTTAFENLELKSYDLRFALRGPQGVDSLGVVIVDIDDQSFFDLPSRWPFPRTYYARLIDNLTRAGARLILFDIIFSEPTASNPAEDLALAAAAARSRRVVFAGKKAFELASGGTLNTYLIKPIKPLLQSGSPWGIVNIDEDLDGFVRRYLLFEEWEGSRHLPLAMMAHRQLKGAPQDPVDAANGLPQHDDNTFLINFRGPARTFPTYSFASVLDDRDFQLVEAELDTNYFETVYLPNRVFANKVVFVGASAEELQDVKFTPFYGAGESRHKLPGVEVHANALATLLLGDAVQRTPFWIEWLVLLATGFGTMTLVLTSRTFTGMLATGLAMLLVLIAGLLCFIKFLVWLPVVAPGLAIVLSYVGNNAQLIITERRERWRTKRVFQQYVSESIVNSILASGAMPKFGGEKRELTVLFSDIRGFTTYCEKHAPETVVQHLNEYLTEMTEIIKQQQGTLDKYVGDEIMAVYGAPYAYPNHAEKACETAVAMIDRLREMQKRWSANAQDYFQIGIGINTGHMIVGNLGSQQLFDYTVIGDEVNLGARLEGANKEYWTSIIISESTYTQAKARARVRELDLVRVKGKKRPVKIYELRSMEPLPQIEEDLIIQVYSQGLALYRQADWVGALQQFKRVLRYFPSDGPSRVYVTRCFNFIETPPPPNWDGVYEFKSK
- a CDS encoding tetratricopeptide repeat protein: MNPWTRMTATLTALLLLAAVGLLFGQETPEPAAPDSGKQEQLSGQDFMDGFMAAVRSGNQAQAELLVKRFPFHAGVLASYLYNQGAKAYKASDPEKALDALESGVYLFRLQKNTDGERETLLLIADVYEGMGDYKLALANLQDVLALQRAANDNSGEVGILNRMAAIYREAGNREQAFRYLLQAQAIVKQAGNDSLRASVLNNFGQIHMDLGAYSKALSAYEEALQLARASFDKSSEGWILKNIGRVYQESRDFRRAEEYYLKALATLEEARNQPAMGRVLNQLGEVHQLTGNDATALSYFHDALNAMMAAGDENGKGTTFMHLGDFYRSRGNFNDALLSYETALTLKRKTRDQAGQAAVWHRLGELYSDRQDFQQALPAFETAINLRKKIHDRAGEGVTLNRLGEMHCRLSQFKQALARFREALAATLEGGDTRQVKAVSQNAGAVFASNGYYEKAIGHFQRALEICRASEDSLGQGTVLHQMAETCRSAGDFNRAHAHDLEALRLLKALPANDAAVQALVGEIHRQTGDWASALRQFEYVLKLHRAAADTVLTSKTLNQLGMTYRRAGDYQTARAKHQEALALAQQIGDRPLQVVTRNSLGEIYRSGRNHEEALAQHQAALKIAQELGDKAAAAKTLALLGETQGLAGNAVEGMKRLQEAMALAGDLGDKATEARTIVSLGESHGRQGQNRKALEYYRSAIRLYQSMGDKAGECVVLTRIGELYAATQDYQNALKYFNYVLNNRRQAGDKLQEGLALKHIGSVHLATRDYATALARYQEALKLLGKSGELSDLITLFSGLAEIYTQLGNQMQADFYKEELHKAYQDLGDKTGQTGSTEDLSHWQIRFSTYQEARQHYEKTMALHRQAGSRAGEIQALNEIGEIARRAGKIQEALAHFQTALRRMAELQEESRKATVLSNLGMVYLALNQRAQAESSLQEALRLQQQAGQASAAALTLSRLGALQTALGRYQQAGAYFQTAAEIYQEVNDPATEVDVWQQAAAMYQQTGDYALAVNSLQHALELCRRAADPGREAQVQQQLGIVYRSAKDYPEALRSLRSALNLSRTLGDQDLEHKVLGQLGYLYELQGDKTQALAWYKQSVAVLEEGLPVPALGALAEPAVAAAVNVYRRMVALFFEQQDYENAFSYLERGKARPLLAALFATPGEITPGVEPELREAERSLLSRGARLRAEWQSGMGSLRQRLMIEQQKETNTQWKLLAQRVQLAHPEYAELKFPAPLRLQQVQNEILQDNEVLLEFFLGERALYSFVIGRKNLYPFLVRIDREKLTAKVAQLITSLNGGATSPFDQALAYQLYQILIQPLETRIAAANQQQELAALIIVPDGILHYLPFDALVAQAPAANGAGRLAGTAFLLDRYPLTYSPTAALLRNVSKRAPAGYSGDLLALAPFASASNNGVARVPVSYLDDLAPAGKPVVPAARAPALPYSAQEIKLISAHSKNVRAKLNAEATREQLQHYAGGHRFLHLATFGYLDPQEPLQSAFLLSDGFVRVAEIYNMNLKAELAVLSASTTKLEDTSSGQDLSGLASAFFHAGTRSLVISLWRSEERTAAELLAQFYANLNRGMNKAAALRAAKRATRTGTSDHPARWAPFVLLGAR